The DNA sequence TTTTCCTATTTCCGCAGGAATGGAACCAGAAAGTTGGTTCATACAAAGATTCAAATAAGACAAGTTGTTCAAATTCCACAATGAAGCGGGAATGGAACCATTAAGAACGTTAATACTCAAATCTAACTTCGTAAGAGACCTTAGGTGACCTATTTCCCTCGGAATGAAACCGTTTAACTGGTTGTCGAAGAAGTAAAGAGTCTGAAGCTTCATTAGAAAGCCGATTTGTGGTGGAATTGTTCCTGAAATCTGATTCATCGACAAGTCGAGATAGAAAAGAttagtaagctttcctatttCAGGCGGGATGGTGCCTCCGATCTTGTTCATGCTAAGATCAACGTAATCAAGAAAAGGGAGCGACGAAAATGGAAAATCATCGAGTCTACCAACGATACCTGCATTTCTAATATTCAACATTTTCACCCTACCATTAAACCATTTAATTCCATACCAGTCCCTGCATTCACTACTACATGTCGCTCCAATGCTCGTAGAATTCTTGGTACTCAATTTCCATGAAGCAAATACGGAATTGTTCCCGCTTAATAAAGTTGCTTTCCATTTTAGAAGAGCATTTGCTTCCTCAGTCGAAGCAAAAACAACAGCGAAAAGACACAACAGAGTCGAAAACTGAGTTAAACCGAATCTTTCCATCACGACTAAAAGACTCATAGATACGAGCCTTCTCCGCAGAAAAGGGGAA is a window from the Capsicum annuum cultivar UCD-10X-F1 unplaced genomic scaffold, UCD10Xv1.1 ctg5208, whole genome shotgun sequence genome containing:
- the LOC124892932 gene encoding probable leucine-rich repeat receptor-like protein kinase At1g35710, which codes for MSLLVVMERFGLTQFSTLLCLFAVVFASTEEANALLKWKATLLSGNNSVFASWKLSTKNSTSIGATCSSECRDWYGIKWFNGRVKMLNIRNAGIVGRLDDFPFSSLPFLDYVDLSMNKIGGTIPPEIGKLTNLFYLDLSMNQISGTIPPQIGFLMKLQTLYFFDNQLNGFIPREIGHLRSLTKLDLSINVLNGSIPASLWNLNNLSYLNLCMNQLSGSIPAEIGKLVHLVEVYLDTNQLTGRIPREIGKLINVKTFFASSNKLFGSIPGEIGKMKSLEKLSLYANYLSGRVPSELGNLKNLNDMQLSINQLTGTIPASFGKLRNLQTLSLRDNKLSGSIPKELVYLDNLVALEIDENRFSGHLPERLCRGGKLEKLM